The sequence GATTCGCATCAATGCCACGCTCGGGCAGTACGTGGGGCCGCTGGAGAGCTCGTTCATCGTGCACTTTGTCGGCGCGCTCGTGGGCCTGTTGCTGGTGCTTCCGCGCCGCGAGGCCCGCTCCATCACCCGCTACCAGAACATTCCGTGGCGCGAGTACACCGGCGGACTCATGGGCGTGTTTATGGTGCTGGTGGCCAACCTCATTGTGCCGCACCTGGGCACGGCCCTCGCCGTGAGCCTATTCGTGGCGGCCGACTTGTTCTTTTCGAGCCTGGCCGACCGCTTCGGCTGGTTCGGCCTCCCGCAGATCCGCCTGTCGCGCCTGCGCATTGCTGGCCTGGTGCTGGTGGTACTCGGCGTGCTGCTCGTCCGCTTTGGATAACGACCCGCTATGTTTGTTCTGCTTGCACTTGTAAACGGACTGCTGTCTACGGCCAGCCGCATGGTGAACGCCGCGCTCTCGGCGCGCGTGGGCAGCCTCGACGGCTCGTGGATCAACCACGTGATGGGGGCGCTGGGCGCGGCAGCCCTGCTCCTCGTTGGCTTCTCGACGGGCACGCTGTGGGCGCCGGATGTGCCGTGGGTGTACTACAGCGGCGGCGCCATTGGCCTGTTCATGGTAACAGCCAGCAACTACGCGGTGCGGAAGGTGGGGGCGGTGCTGTTCGCCGTACTGATGCTCATGGCCCAGTTGTCGGTATCGGCGGCCATCGACCACTGGGGCTGGCTGGGCGACGTGCGGCTGCCGCTCTCGCCGCTGCGGGCCTGCGGCTTGCTGCTCGTGATGGCGGGCGCGGGCCTCGTGATGCGCGAGCGCCGCATGGCCATTCAAAACGATTCGGCCTTATCGGATGCGGAGACGCGTTAGCCTCTGTTTGAAAGGCCCTCTTGTCAGCGAGGCCGTAGCGGTCCGGCCGCGCACTGGCCGTGAGGGATCTCAAACGACGCCTAGTGAGTGACTGGCGCTGGGGTGTGTGCATTGTCCTAGATGAAAGAGGCACGCCTGGGGGTTGCGGAGATCGGCCCCGAAGTGAACGGCGTCTCGGACGCACCGGAGGGCTCCGCGGCCACAATCATCGCTGTTCGAGCGCCCGCCCAATGGCAAAACGTACCACACGCGATGCAGGCAAAACCTGGAGCACACGAGCAGCCGGATGACGGTAGAACGGTGCGCGTTCGATGCTGGGTTGTCCGCTATGCCGGCGAGCCCTTGGCCAAATCAAGCGTGCAAAGTCACGGTTGACGCGGCGCTAGTCGTCGGATGCTTCGAAGTCGAGGGCAGCCGAGTTGATGCAGTACCGCTTTCCGGTGGGCTGCGGACCGTCGTCGAACACGTGGCCGAGGTGCGCCCCGCACTGCCCACAC comes from Salisaeta longa DSM 21114 and encodes:
- a CDS encoding DMT family transporter, whose amino-acid sequence is MRATTDRTTALAYGASLATGVLVAFQIRINATLGQYVGPLESSFIVHFVGALVGLLLVLPRREARSITRYQNIPWREYTGGLMGVFMVLVANLIVPHLGTALAVSLFVAADLFFSSLADRFGWFGLPQIRLSRLRIAGLVLVVLGVLLVRFG
- a CDS encoding DMT family transporter; the protein is MFVLLALVNGLLSTASRMVNAALSARVGSLDGSWINHVMGALGAAALLLVGFSTGTLWAPDVPWVYYSGGAIGLFMVTASNYAVRKVGAVLFAVLMLMAQLSVSAAIDHWGWLGDVRLPLSPLRACGLLLVMAGAGLVMRERRMAIQNDSALSDAETR